The following proteins are encoded in a genomic region of Trypanosoma brucei gambiense DAL972 chromosome 8, complete sequence:
- a CDS encoding deaminase, putative — MVQDTGKDTNLKGTAEANESVVYCDVFMQAALKEATCALEEGEVPVGCVLVKADSSTAAQAQAGDDLALQKLIVARGRNATNRKGHALAHAEFVAVEELLRQATAGTSENIGGGGNCGAVSQDLADYVLYVVVEPCIMCAAMLLYNRVRKVYFGCTNPRFGGNGTVLSVHNSYKGCSGEDAAIVGYESCGGYRAEEAVVLLQQFYRRENTNAPLGKRKRKDLSVV; from the coding sequence ATGGTGCAAGATACAGGCAAAGACACAAATTTAAAAGGTACAGCGGAGGCgaatgaaagtgttgtgTATTGTGATGTCTTTATGCAGGCTGCTCTAAAGGAAGCAACATGTGCATTAGAAGAAGGTGAAGTACCGGTTGGATGTGTGTTGGTAAAAGCGGATTCCTCCACCGCTGCTCAGGCACAAGCAGGAGATGATTTGGCCTTACAAAAGTTAATTGTGGCACGAGGACGTAACGCTACCAACAGGAAGGGACATGCGTTGGCCCACGCAGAGTTTGTTGCAGTGGAGGAACTCCTGCGACAAGCGACAGCAGGGACGAGTGAAAATataggaggaggaggcaacTGCGGAGCAGTTTCACAGGACCTTGCGGATTATGTTCTGTATGTAGTGGTAGAGCCCTGTATTATGTGTGCTGCAATGCTTTTATACAACCGTGTGCGGAAGGTCTACTTCGGTTGCACTAACCCCCGTTTTGGGGGGAATGGTACCGTCCTTTCCGTACACAACTCTTACAAGGGTTGTAGTGGTGAGGATGCTGCAATAGTTGGATATGAAAGCTGCGGTGGTTATAGGGCGGAGGAGGCGGTGGTACTGCTTCAGCAATTTTACCGTCGTGAGAATACAAACGCACCTctgggaaagagaaaacggAAGGATCTGTCAGTTGTTTGA